Genomic DNA from Candidatus Poribacteria bacterium:
ATCACGACGACACGGTCGCCCTTCTTGACGTGGACATCCACTCGTTCACGCTTCGTCTGCTTCGCCATCGTGCCGTCCCTTCGCGGATGCCGTCGCGCAAAACCGTCAGATGACCTCAGGAGCCAGCGAGATGATCCGCATGAACTCCCGATCGCGCAGTTCTCGCGCAACAGGGCCGAAGATGCGCGTGCCGCGCGGCTGTTTCTGCGCGTCGATCAGCACGGCCGCGTTGCCGTCGAACTTGATGTAGGAACCGTCCGGTCGGCGGTACTCTTTGGTCGTCCGCACCACG
This window encodes:
- the rplN gene encoding 50S ribosomal protein L14 encodes the protein MIRPQTYLTVADNSGAKRIMCVGVLGGTRRRYARVGDIITASVKDALPDSNVKKGDVVRAVVVRTTKEYRRPDGSYIKFDGNAAVLIDAQKQPRGTRIFGPVARELRDREFMRIISLAPEVI